Proteins co-encoded in one Dyella japonica A8 genomic window:
- a CDS encoding pilus assembly PilX family protein: MSRSRRRASPAKERGVALVVALLLLLIITMVAFVGLRGTLQQQKMAAHQHDRQLAFQHAEAALRVAQSRIASHPEEIARHCRATSTACLSNPFNDPGLPAGSIHTVENHGGDGSFTASVEAAGQPQYVIEHMGDWVDTALDAVVEQSANAHNYGDPGALRTTYRITARSSDPAVTGDRMLVVLQATIEQRR; this comes from the coding sequence GTGTCGCGTTCGCGCAGGAGGGCGTCGCCGGCAAAGGAGCGCGGTGTCGCGCTGGTCGTCGCCTTGCTCCTGCTGCTGATCATCACGATGGTGGCATTCGTCGGACTGCGTGGCACGCTGCAGCAACAGAAAATGGCAGCGCACCAGCATGACCGCCAGCTCGCGTTCCAGCACGCCGAAGCCGCGCTGCGTGTCGCGCAGTCGCGCATCGCCTCCCATCCTGAGGAGATCGCACGCCACTGCAGGGCCACATCGACGGCTTGCCTGTCCAACCCATTCAACGATCCCGGTTTGCCGGCAGGCAGCATTCATACCGTGGAAAACCACGGCGGTGACGGCAGCTTCACGGCCTCCGTGGAAGCGGCCGGCCAGCCCCAGTACGTGATCGAGCACATGGGCGACTGGGTGGACACCGCACTGGATGCCGTGGTGGAGCAAAGCGCGAATGCCCACAATTACGGCGATCCGGGAGCCCTGCGTACCACCTATCGCATCACGGCGCGCAGCAGCGATCCGGCGGTCACCGGCGATCGCATGCTGGTGGTGCTGCAAGCCACGATCGAGCAGCGCCGCTGA
- the recB gene encoding exodeoxyribonuclease V subunit beta — protein MNATAPLQPLKLPLHGIQLIEASAGTGKTWTIAALYLRLVLGHGAPEGKALLPSQILVLTFTKAATAELRERIRERLGEAADVFRGRREPDDYLRDLMAVYPDDDARARAARQLDLAAQWMDESAIHTIHAWCQRMLGQHAFDSGHPFVQDTDTDESALLADTVRDYWRCHFFPLNRDGAALVSRWWKTPADLQADLRPLLKQPPESLRLDGRSLPDAERVLGEFRQHVGAATAAEDQARSRWLADVDAIETLFAQALDAGALNGTKMRREKVQDELAVLRAWAATGADASAALPRYTRSALAAAKNKSAQALQHPAFDAIEACVEAQGIVAPWRAPVLAHATRWVAAKLEETKQRRSQLGFDDMLKRLDGALHGHTGKRLAETIALQYPMALIDEFQDTDPLQWRIFHRVYGRRDTTGLLLIGDPKQAIYGFRGADIHTYLRARGSAQQPMWTLGTNYRSTTPLVEAVNRVFEFADTHDDGAFAFGRGKDALPFHAVAARGRGDRLELDGQPLPPMQFALQQGDDALSTAAYTDVMARHAAAYLVELLTAAQEGRCGFRGADGALRPLQPGDIAILVRRGAEASKVREEMQRRGLKSVYLSDRDSVYASPEAADLLRWLRACAEPGSDRTMRAALATPTLGQSDAELDQLNLDEHHWEACGDRFRQLHATWQRHGVLAMLHDLLHAFDLPARLLARPDGERALTNLLHLAELLQHAAATLDGEHALIRHLAAQMAAAGDPQSDTADEQIVRLESEAKLIKVVTIHKSKGLEYPLVLLPFICSARELKADDSFTWHDDDGELRMDLRASDAALAQADRERLQEDLRLLYVALTRAQYACWLGVACTRAGQGKAATLHKSAFGYVLSGGTKIEPADLMPRLEALRGDEPGMALHTLDAPAVHRLPTAQTDATPLWEARIYQGPAAERWRVSSYSGLKYADVEEARVPAPETAAQDTLIEASAEQPALPGSGAAAQGIHAFHAGAEAGTFLHDLLEWAADEGFAQTADDMPALEKEVARRCQRRGWQAHITLLTAWMGQLLRMPLALPDGARASLAQMSSHYAELEFWFEANQVDTLALDRLVTAHTLDARPRLPLLAERINGLLKGFIDLVVEQQGRYYVIDYKSNKLGNDAGAYTAEAMRDSILRERYDLQYALYTLALHRQLRARLPGYDYERHMGGVAYLYLRGVDDAGHGVHVERLPKALVETMDRLFAHGERARVA, from the coding sequence TGCGCGAGCGCATCCGCGAACGACTGGGCGAAGCGGCGGACGTGTTCCGCGGCCGTCGCGAGCCGGATGACTACCTGCGCGACTTGATGGCCGTCTATCCCGACGACGACGCCCGCGCGCGGGCGGCGCGACAGCTGGATCTGGCCGCGCAATGGATGGACGAGTCGGCCATCCACACCATCCACGCCTGGTGCCAGCGCATGCTGGGCCAGCATGCGTTCGACAGCGGCCATCCGTTCGTGCAGGACACCGATACGGACGAAAGCGCGCTGCTCGCCGATACCGTGCGCGACTACTGGCGCTGCCACTTCTTCCCGCTGAACCGCGACGGCGCGGCGCTGGTATCGCGCTGGTGGAAAACACCGGCCGACCTGCAGGCGGACCTGCGCCCGCTGCTGAAGCAGCCGCCGGAAAGCCTGCGCCTGGACGGGCGCTCCCTGCCCGATGCCGAACGGGTGCTGGGCGAATTCCGCCAGCACGTGGGTGCTGCCACCGCGGCGGAAGATCAGGCGCGAAGCCGCTGGCTCGCCGATGTCGATGCCATCGAGACCCTGTTCGCGCAGGCGCTGGATGCCGGCGCGCTCAACGGCACCAAGATGCGAAGGGAGAAGGTGCAGGACGAACTGGCCGTACTCCGCGCCTGGGCCGCCACCGGCGCCGATGCCTCCGCCGCCCTGCCCCGCTATACGCGCTCCGCGCTGGCGGCGGCGAAGAACAAGAGCGCGCAAGCCCTGCAACACCCGGCCTTCGACGCCATCGAAGCCTGCGTGGAAGCGCAGGGCATCGTCGCGCCATGGCGTGCACCCGTGCTGGCGCACGCCACGCGCTGGGTGGCGGCAAAGCTCGAGGAAACCAAGCAGCGTCGCTCGCAGCTGGGCTTCGACGACATGCTCAAGCGCCTCGATGGCGCGCTGCACGGGCATACCGGCAAACGCCTGGCCGAGACCATCGCCCTCCAGTATCCGATGGCGCTGATCGACGAGTTCCAGGATACCGACCCGCTGCAGTGGCGTATCTTCCATCGCGTGTACGGACGCCGTGACACAACGGGCCTGCTGCTGATCGGCGATCCCAAGCAGGCGATCTACGGCTTCCGCGGCGCGGACATCCACACGTATCTGCGGGCACGCGGCAGCGCGCAGCAGCCGATGTGGACGCTGGGCACCAACTACCGTTCCACCACGCCGCTGGTGGAGGCAGTGAATCGCGTATTCGAATTCGCCGACACGCATGACGACGGCGCCTTCGCCTTCGGCCGCGGCAAGGATGCACTGCCATTCCACGCCGTTGCCGCCCGTGGCCGCGGCGACCGGCTGGAGCTGGACGGGCAACCGCTGCCACCGATGCAGTTCGCGCTACAGCAAGGCGACGACGCACTCAGCACGGCCGCCTATACCGACGTGATGGCGCGGCATGCCGCCGCCTACCTGGTGGAACTGCTCACGGCGGCGCAGGAAGGACGCTGCGGTTTCCGTGGCGCCGACGGTGCGCTGCGGCCGTTGCAGCCGGGCGATATCGCCATCCTCGTGCGTCGCGGCGCCGAGGCATCGAAGGTGCGCGAGGAAATGCAGCGGCGTGGACTCAAGAGCGTGTACCTCTCCGATCGCGACTCGGTCTATGCCTCGCCCGAAGCCGCCGACCTGCTGCGCTGGCTGCGCGCCTGCGCCGAACCGGGCTCGGACCGCACCATGCGCGCCGCGCTCGCTACGCCGACACTGGGCCAGAGCGATGCAGAGCTGGACCAGCTCAACCTTGACGAGCACCACTGGGAGGCCTGCGGTGACCGCTTCCGCCAATTGCACGCCACCTGGCAGCGTCACGGCGTGCTCGCCATGCTGCACGACCTGCTGCATGCCTTCGACCTGCCGGCGCGGTTGCTCGCACGCCCGGACGGCGAGCGTGCGCTGACCAACCTGCTGCACCTCGCCGAGCTGTTGCAGCATGCCGCCGCCACGCTGGATGGCGAGCACGCGCTGATCCGCCATCTCGCCGCGCAGATGGCCGCCGCCGGCGACCCGCAATCGGACACGGCCGACGAACAGATCGTGCGCCTCGAAAGTGAGGCGAAGCTGATCAAGGTGGTGACCATCCACAAATCCAAGGGCCTGGAATATCCGCTGGTGCTGCTGCCCTTTATCTGCTCCGCGCGCGAGCTGAAGGCGGATGACAGCTTCACCTGGCACGACGACGACGGCGAGCTGCGCATGGACCTGCGCGCGAGCGACGCCGCGCTCGCGCAGGCAGATCGCGAACGCCTGCAGGAAGACCTGCGCCTGCTCTATGTCGCCCTGACCCGCGCGCAATACGCGTGCTGGCTGGGCGTGGCCTGCACACGCGCCGGGCAAGGCAAGGCAGCGACCCTGCACAAATCGGCGTTTGGTTATGTGCTGTCCGGCGGCACGAAGATCGAGCCCGCGGACCTCATGCCAAGACTGGAAGCCTTGCGCGGCGATGAACCCGGCATGGCACTCCACACACTGGACGCACCGGCCGTGCACAGGCTGCCCACCGCACAGACCGATGCCACGCCGCTGTGGGAAGCACGTATCTATCAAGGCCCCGCCGCCGAACGCTGGCGCGTGTCCAGCTATAGCGGTCTGAAGTACGCCGACGTGGAGGAAGCACGCGTGCCCGCGCCGGAGACGGCAGCACAGGACACGCTGATCGAAGCGAGCGCCGAGCAGCCTGCCCTGCCGGGCAGTGGTGCGGCGGCGCAAGGCATCCACGCGTTCCACGCCGGTGCGGAAGCCGGCACCTTCCTGCACGACCTGCTGGAGTGGGCCGCCGACGAGGGCTTCGCCCAGACGGCGGACGACATGCCGGCGCTGGAAAAGGAAGTCGCCCGTCGCTGCCAGCGGCGCGGCTGGCAAGCGCACATCACCCTGCTCACGGCATGGATGGGCCAATTGTTGCGCATGCCGCTCGCGCTGCCCGATGGCGCGCGCGCCTCGCTGGCGCAGATGTCCAGCCACTACGCCGAACTGGAGTTCTGGTTCGAAGCGAACCAGGTCGATACGCTGGCGCTGGACCGGCTGGTGACGGCGCATACGCTGGACGCGCGGCCACGCCTGCCGCTGCTGGCCGAGCGCATCAACGGTTTGCTCAAGGGCTTCATCGACCTGGTGGTGGAGCAACAGGGTCGCTATTACGTGATCGACTACAAGTCCAACAAGCTGGGCAACGATGCCGGGGCGTACACGGCCGAGGCGATGCGCGACTCCATCCTGCGCGAACGCTACGACCTGCAGTACGCGCTGTACACACTGGCCCTGCACCGCCAGTTGCGCGCCCGCCTGCCGGGTTACGACTACGAGCGCCATATGGGCGGCGTGGCCTACCTGTATCTGCGCGGCGTGGACGATGCAGGCCATGGCGTGCACGTCGAACGCCTGCCGAAGGCTCTTGTCGAAACGATGGATCGCCTGTTTGCCCATGGGGAGCGCGCCCGTGTCGCCTGA
- a CDS encoding PilW family protein gives MAFRASVVWPRKDISGFSLVELMVAMLVGLVVMAGVGSVFLAGQRINRTHRALGDVQESLRMAFELLSRDIRHAGATGCGNRRVANVLAEGPANGGVAWWADWRHAIRGFGGDDPDVTAGRAAGDRLAGQPSLQLLGGGETSFSVASHDDARATFTTRETVADVTAGDIFIACDHDHAAIFKVGSVGARTVGYAADKDNCSAGLGYPTSCESQGRYAFEANATLTRLDVSDWYVGFNTDRGLSLYRLGREGEALRRQEMVRGVSDMQLAYHQMGHAKPFVRAAEVTDWEQVTAVRATLTVQSTDPQAGVDGALIARQLSMTIALRNRVP, from the coding sequence ATGGCATTTCGCGCATCCGTCGTATGGCCGCGCAAGGACATCAGCGGTTTCAGCCTCGTCGAGTTGATGGTCGCCATGCTGGTCGGCCTGGTCGTGATGGCCGGTGTCGGCAGCGTCTTCCTGGCCGGCCAGCGCATCAACCGTACCCATCGCGCGCTGGGCGACGTGCAGGAAAGCCTGCGCATGGCGTTCGAGCTGCTGTCGCGGGACATCCGTCATGCTGGCGCCACCGGATGCGGCAACCGGCGCGTGGCGAACGTGCTTGCCGAGGGGCCCGCGAATGGCGGGGTGGCCTGGTGGGCCGACTGGCGTCATGCCATCCGCGGCTTCGGCGGCGACGATCCGGATGTCACCGCCGGCAGGGCGGCCGGCGACCGCCTTGCGGGCCAGCCGTCGCTGCAGTTGCTTGGGGGTGGGGAGACCAGCTTCAGCGTCGCCTCGCATGATGACGCCAGGGCAACGTTCACCACGCGCGAAACCGTCGCCGACGTGACCGCCGGTGACATCTTCATCGCGTGCGACCACGACCACGCTGCCATCTTCAAGGTGGGCAGTGTCGGCGCGCGTACCGTGGGCTATGCCGCTGACAAGGACAACTGTTCGGCAGGGCTGGGATATCCGACCTCGTGTGAATCGCAGGGCCGATATGCGTTCGAAGCCAATGCCACGCTGACGCGGCTCGATGTCTCCGACTGGTATGTCGGCTTCAATACGGACAGAGGCTTGTCACTCTATCGGCTCGGGCGGGAGGGAGAGGCACTCAGGCGCCAGGAAATGGTTCGCGGTGTGAGCGACATGCAGCTGGCCTATCACCAGATGGGTCATGCCAAACCGTTTGTGCGCGCGGCGGAGGTGACCGATTGGGAACAGGTCACGGCGGTGCGCGCGACCCTTACCGTGCAGAGTACCGACCCGCAGGCGGGTGTAGACGGCGCACTCATCGCGCGCCAGTTAAGCATGACGATCGCCTTGCGCAACCGGGTGCCGTGA
- the recD gene encoding exodeoxyribonuclease V subunit alpha, whose product MSPDAWFAAMEQTIERGWLRPLDIAFARFLDAQDADAPPALPLLGALVSRQQADGHLCLDLSSWESLADDGGWPSHWRTLLAEAAATPASLLSSALIGDAGDATRAASPLVLDGTRLYLRRYWNHEQRVAQAIGQRLARVPPPSPLLPAQLARLFPTAPGQGPDWQRVACAIAARGAFTVITGGPGTGKTTTVVRLLGLLQTLHRKDTARSLRIRLAAPTGKAAARLQSSISMQVAQLDVDDDVRASIPSQVDTLHRLLGARPDTRRFRHDSSHPLHLDVLVIDEASMIDLEMMSAVLAALPDDARLILLGDKDQLSSVEAGAVLGDLCRRAEAGHYSTATATWLHDTTGDRIDAWVRDDARPLDQHVAMLRHSHRFGADSGIGTLAQHVNRGDATQVLALLAGHHADIAWVDATAEARTLAELVVDGGSAHFQSHPGAAQPQGYRHYLQWLQRERPAAGADAAAYDAWARGVLRAFGSFQLLCALRQGPYGAEGLNRQIAGILHQAQLIDTTHEWYEGRPVLVTRNDYSLGLMNGDVGIALRVPDELGRMHLRVAFEVAGDAGSNTTRIRFVLPSRLGERETVYAMTVHKSQGSEFDHAALVLPSDASAVLTRELLYTGITRARRWFSLLAPAAMVRQAVELPVHRHSGLHQRWSPEDAQPV is encoded by the coding sequence GTGTCGCCTGACGCATGGTTCGCCGCCATGGAACAAACCATCGAGCGAGGCTGGCTACGCCCGCTCGATATCGCCTTCGCGCGCTTCCTCGATGCACAGGATGCGGATGCACCGCCGGCCCTGCCCCTGCTCGGCGCACTGGTGAGCCGCCAGCAGGCGGACGGCCATCTTTGCCTGGATCTGTCCTCGTGGGAGTCGCTGGCCGATGACGGTGGCTGGCCGTCCCACTGGCGAACGCTGCTGGCCGAAGCGGCCGCCACGCCGGCGTCGCTGCTTTCGTCCGCCCTGATTGGGGACGCGGGCGACGCCACGCGTGCGGCCTCGCCGCTGGTGCTGGACGGCACGCGCCTGTACCTGCGCCGCTACTGGAATCACGAGCAGCGCGTGGCACAGGCGATCGGCCAACGGCTTGCCCGCGTGCCCCCGCCTTCGCCTTTGCTGCCCGCACAATTGGCGCGCCTGTTTCCCACCGCTCCCGGCCAGGGCCCCGATTGGCAGCGCGTTGCGTGTGCGATTGCCGCGCGCGGCGCCTTCACCGTGATCACGGGCGGCCCCGGCACCGGCAAGACCACCACCGTCGTGCGCCTGCTCGGCCTGCTGCAGACGCTGCATCGCAAGGACACCGCGCGCTCCCTGCGCATCCGCCTGGCTGCTCCCACGGGCAAGGCGGCCGCGCGATTGCAGTCGTCCATCAGCATGCAGGTGGCCCAGCTCGACGTGGATGACGACGTGCGCGCCAGCATTCCCAGCCAGGTGGACACGCTGCACCGCCTGCTCGGCGCGCGGCCGGATACCCGGCGCTTCCGCCACGACAGCAGCCATCCCCTGCATCTGGACGTGCTGGTCATCGACGAAGCGTCCATGATCGACCTGGAGATGATGTCCGCCGTGCTCGCCGCGCTGCCGGACGACGCACGCCTGATCCTGCTTGGCGACAAGGACCAGCTTTCCTCGGTGGAAGCCGGCGCGGTGCTTGGTGACCTGTGCCGCCGTGCGGAAGCCGGTCACTACAGCACCGCAACCGCAACGTGGCTGCACGACACCACCGGTGACCGCATCGATGCCTGGGTGCGCGACGACGCGCGCCCGCTCGACCAGCACGTCGCCATGCTGCGCCACAGCCACCGCTTCGGCGCCGACAGCGGCATCGGCACGCTCGCACAGCACGTCAATCGTGGCGATGCCACACAGGTGCTCGCCTTGTTGGCCGGACACCACGCCGATATCGCGTGGGTCGATGCCACGGCAGAGGCACGCACGCTGGCCGAGCTGGTGGTGGATGGCGGCTCCGCGCACTTCCAGTCGCACCCGGGCGCCGCGCAGCCGCAAGGCTATCGCCACTACCTCCAGTGGTTGCAGCGCGAGCGTCCGGCGGCAGGTGCAGACGCGGCGGCATACGACGCCTGGGCGCGTGGCGTGCTGCGCGCTTTCGGCAGTTTCCAGCTGCTGTGCGCGCTGCGGCAAGGGCCGTACGGCGCGGAAGGCCTGAACCGGCAGATCGCCGGCATTCTCCATCAGGCACAGCTGATCGATACCACGCACGAGTGGTACGAAGGCCGCCCCGTGCTGGTGACGCGCAACGATTACAGCCTCGGCCTGATGAACGGCGACGTCGGCATTGCGCTGCGCGTCCCGGACGAACTCGGGCGGATGCACCTGCGCGTGGCGTTCGAAGTAGCCGGCGACGCCGGCAGCAATACCACGCGCATCCGCTTCGTGCTGCCCTCGCGCCTGGGCGAGCGGGAAACCGTGTATGCCATGACGGTGCACAAATCGCAGGGCTCGGAGTTCGACCACGCGGCCCTCGTGCTGCCGTCGGACGCCAGTGCCGTACTGACGCGTGAACTGCTCTATACCGGCATCACGCGTGCACGCCGGTGGTTCAGCCTGCTGGCGCCTGCGGCGATGGTGCGGCAGGCGGTGGAGCTGCCGGTACACCGCCACTCCGGACTGCACCAGCGCTGGTCGCCGGAAGATGCGCAGCCCGTGTAA
- a CDS encoding type IV pilin protein encodes MSPHQPNHRVAPRDSLALRQAGFTLIETMIVVAIIGILAAIAYPSYVSHIRKTNRVAAESCMSQMASYMERYYTTYLRYDKAGGAAGAAANAVPVPDCATPQQAGKFYTIGLNGSPGATTYEIMAQPIAGTSQARDTLCGTLYLDQSGARRVDGTGTTGDCW; translated from the coding sequence ATGAGTCCGCACCAGCCCAACCACCGCGTGGCGCCCCGTGATTCCCTGGCCTTGCGCCAGGCGGGTTTCACGCTGATCGAAACCATGATCGTGGTGGCGATCATCGGCATCCTGGCCGCCATTGCCTATCCATCCTATGTGTCGCACATCAGGAAGACGAACCGGGTCGCGGCGGAAAGCTGCATGTCGCAGATGGCCAGTTACATGGAGCGTTACTACACGACCTACCTGCGCTACGACAAGGCCGGCGGCGCAGCGGGTGCCGCCGCCAATGCCGTGCCTGTGCCCGATTGTGCGACCCCGCAGCAGGCGGGCAAGTTCTACACCATTGGCCTCAATGGTTCGCCGGGCGCGACGACATACGAGATCATGGCCCAGCCCATCGCGGGAACCAGCCAGGCGCGTGACACGCTTTGCGGTACGCTATATCTCGACCAGTCTGGTGCGCGCAGGGTCGATGGCACCGGCACCACGGGAGACTGCTGGTAA